The Sphingobacteriales bacterium genome has a segment encoding these proteins:
- a CDS encoding glycosyltransferase family 4 protein — translation MRKVVFLQKISGIAGAEKYYFEIIPELRKQGWDVSFLGITLLQEREQTAAFYQELQQRNIPYHIIDTPNTLNWGLLKNIRRHLEAVQPDIIHCNLIHSELWVYLVNRLWRQKAKIITMAHGFDMEYTNRYGYKAVRQWGSVYQNITRLCHRTFDGVIYVSDALQQLHEQLGMTARYGKRIYLGFDFPEVQVPPKQHQICCVARLLLLKGHRYLLRAFVQVLERFPKLRLKIIGEGKERAQLEQMCVALGIAQQVDFLGFRQDVLQQVAASQAKVLCSVSEGLGVVLLEALHVKTPVIIFDVPACNEIIQHGYNGFLVPFADETQLAQRIIQVLEQPQLAQQFGDNGIEVLRTRFSKETMLRETIAFYETILKSA, via the coding sequence ATGAGAAAAGTAGTTTTTCTGCAAAAAATTTCCGGTATCGCCGGAGCCGAAAAATATTATTTTGAGATAATTCCCGAATTGCGCAAGCAGGGCTGGGACGTTTCTTTTTTGGGCATCACCCTATTGCAGGAGCGCGAGCAAACGGCTGCTTTTTATCAGGAACTCCAACAACGCAATATCCCCTATCATATCATTGATACGCCCAACACACTCAATTGGGGGCTGTTGAAAAATATACGCCGCCATTTGGAGGCGGTGCAGCCCGATATTATTCACTGCAATTTGATACACAGCGAATTGTGGGTGTATTTGGTAAACCGTTTGTGGCGGCAAAAAGCCAAAATTATTACGATGGCGCACGGCTTTGATATGGAATATACCAATCGCTACGGCTACAAAGCGGTGCGGCAGTGGGGGTCGGTATATCAAAACATTACGCGTCTGTGTCATCGCACTTTTGACGGCGTAATTTATGTATCCGATGCGCTGCAACAACTCCACGAACAATTAGGAATGACCGCCCGCTATGGCAAGCGCATTTATTTGGGCTTTGATTTTCCGGAGGTACAAGTACCGCCGAAGCAGCACCAGATATGCTGTGTGGCGCGTTTGCTGCTGCTCAAAGGGCATCGCTACTTATTGCGAGCTTTTGTACAGGTATTGGAGCGTTTTCCGAAGCTGCGCCTCAAAATTATCGGCGAAGGCAAGGAGCGGGCGCAGTTGGAGCAAATGTGTGTGGCACTGGGGATTGCGCAGCAGGTAGATTTTTTGGGATTCCGGCAAGATGTATTGCAGCAGGTGGCGGCTTCTCAGGCAAAGGTTTTGTGTTCAGTATCGGAGGGTTTGGGCGTGGTATTGTTGGAGGCTTTGCATGTAAAAACGCCCGTCATTATCTTTGATGTTCCCGCCTGCAATGAAATAATACAACACGGATACAACGGATTTTTAGTGCCTTTTGCCGACGAAACACAGTTGGCGCAGCGTATTATACAAGTGTTGGAACAGCCCCAACTGGCACAACAATTCGGGGACAATGGAATTGAGGTGTTGCGGACGCGCTTTTCAAAGGAAACGATGCTGCGCGAAACGATAGCTTTTTATGAAACGATTTTAAAAAGTGCTTAG
- a CDS encoding PorT family protein — protein MFAAFALQPLIAQKNLEKHDYKKIYFGILGGWNTTRFNIEHSKDFILNDSIKLLESPNTPGFNLGIISNFRLSKHADLRLIPTLVLAEKKLRYTEIANSGDSTFVNTIESIYFDIPIALKYKSDRFNDNYRFYVMSGLRFDYDLASNSKKRRANDIVKLGRFDVAAELGFGFEIYFPMFIFSPEIKISRGLNNVHVPTDNLRYSDVIGALRSRTITISFQFEG, from the coding sequence TTGTTTGCTGCTTTTGCCTTGCAGCCGCTTATCGCACAAAAGAACCTTGAAAAACACGACTACAAAAAAATCTATTTCGGTATTTTGGGTGGTTGGAATACCACACGCTTCAATATAGAACATTCCAAAGATTTTATCCTCAACGACAGTATTAAATTGCTCGAATCGCCCAATACTCCGGGCTTTAATTTGGGGATTATTTCTAATTTTCGCCTCAGCAAACACGCCGATTTGCGCCTGATACCTACTTTGGTGCTGGCAGAAAAAAAATTGCGCTACACCGAAATCGCCAATTCGGGCGACTCCACTTTTGTCAATACCATCGAATCTATTTATTTTGATATTCCCATTGCGTTGAAATACAAATCTGACCGCTTCAACGATAATTATCGTTTTTATGTGATGAGCGGCTTGCGCTTTGATTATGATTTGGCTTCCAACTCCAAAAAACGCCGCGCCAACGACATCGTAAAGCTCGGTCGTTTTGATGTAGCCGCCGAGTTGGGTTTTGGTTTTGAAATTTATTTCCCGATGTTTATTTTCAGCCCCGAAATCAAAATTTCGCGCGGACTGAACAATGTCCACGTGCCTACCGACAATTTGCGCTACTCTGATGTCATCGGCGCATTGCGCTCGCGCACCATCACCATTTCTTTTCAGTTTGAAGGCTAG
- the ubiE gene encoding bifunctional demethylmenaquinone methyltransferase/2-methoxy-6-polyprenyl-1,4-benzoquinol methylase UbiE — MTKLISFLTFALKYYTALHAEEVKPYEESGSKKEQVAEMFDNVSGHYDFLNHFLSLGIDVWWRKKTIRQLKNIQVRRLLDVATGTADLAIEALSLKPEKIIGIDLSAKMLAIGAEKVKKYNGKIELMQGDSENLPFADQSFDAVTVAFGVRNFENIEKGIAEMQRVLREGGKLVVLEFSKPKNFFIKFIYNIYFLHILPLIGKIISKDQRAYTYLPESVQAFPEGDAFLEILQKNGFKHTQCIALTFGISSIYVGQK, encoded by the coding sequence ATGACAAAATTAATCTCTTTTCTTACATTTGCCCTTAAATATTATACCGCCTTGCACGCCGAAGAAGTAAAACCATACGAAGAAAGCGGCTCTAAAAAAGAGCAAGTCGCCGAAATGTTTGATAATGTTTCGGGGCATTATGATTTTCTCAATCACTTTTTGTCTTTGGGTATTGATGTGTGGTGGCGCAAAAAAACCATTCGCCAGCTCAAAAATATACAGGTGCGCCGCCTGTTGGACGTAGCCACCGGCACTGCCGACTTAGCCATAGAAGCACTGAGTTTGAAGCCCGAAAAAATTATCGGCATTGATTTGTCGGCAAAAATGCTGGCAATTGGTGCAGAAAAAGTAAAAAAATACAACGGAAAAATAGAGCTGATGCAGGGCGACTCTGAAAATTTGCCCTTCGCCGACCAAAGTTTTGATGCGGTGACGGTGGCTTTTGGGGTGCGCAACTTTGAAAACATAGAAAAAGGTATCGCCGAAATGCAGCGCGTACTGCGAGAGGGCGGAAAATTAGTGGTGCTGGAATTTTCAAAGCCTAAAAATTTTTTTATAAAATTTATTTACAACATATACTTTTTGCACATTTTACCGTTAATAGGAAAAATCATATCAAAAGACCAACGCGCCTACACCTATTTGCCCGAATCGGTGCAAGCATTTCCGGAAGGTGACGCATTTTTGGAAATTTTACAAAAAAACGGATTTAAACACACACAATGTATTGCTCTAACTTTCGGTATCAGTTCTATTTATGTAGGACAAAAATAA
- a CDS encoding YihA family ribosome biogenesis GTP-binding protein has product MKITQTDFKGSFTDARKCPPAQFPEYAFIGRSNVGKSSLINMLLQKRGLARVSNTPGKTQCINFYEVNTAWYLVDLPGYGYARTSKTNRADWEKFIRYYLQERATLQCVMLLIDCRVPPQQSDLEFADKLGAWGLPFVLIFTKADKISKNEIQQSIQRFKTAMLKNWSEFPPYFVTSAEDKQGRDELLDFITQINKKFSKSEDA; this is encoded by the coding sequence ATGAAAATCACCCAAACCGATTTTAAGGGTAGTTTTACCGATGCACGCAAATGTCCGCCGGCACAATTTCCCGAATATGCCTTTATCGGTCGTTCCAATGTAGGCAAATCCTCTTTGATAAATATGCTCCTGCAAAAGCGTGGCTTGGCACGCGTATCCAATACACCGGGTAAAACGCAATGTATCAACTTTTACGAAGTGAATACGGCTTGGTATCTGGTAGATTTACCCGGCTACGGCTACGCCCGCACTTCCAAAACCAACCGCGCCGACTGGGAAAAATTTATCCGCTATTACTTGCAAGAGCGTGCCACACTTCAATGTGTGATGCTCCTCATTGATTGCCGCGTACCGCCGCAGCAGTCCGATTTGGAATTTGCCGATAAATTAGGAGCTTGGGGCTTGCCTTTTGTGCTGATATTCACCAAAGCCGACAAAATCAGCAAAAACGAAATACAGCAAAGTATTCAGCGTTTTAAGACGGCAATGCTCAAAAACTGGAGCGAATTTCCGCCTTATTTTGTCACTTCTGCCGAAGATAAACAGGGACGAGACGAATTGCTGGATTTTATTACACAAATCAACAAAAAATTTTCCAAATCAGAAGACGCTTAA
- a CDS encoding BamA/TamA family outer membrane protein, with amino-acid sequence MRRRYFFGDTIKKIGSSRRQLVSLWLFCACCCLFFSCKVTRKVPEGSYFLHSVNVELSPPKYSDNPAALRDQMLLLHRPKLNQKWANLVRGKLWFYNWGFKGGEAPVLTDTIAFGHSAFNMEKYLYQQGYFGSRVEYSEKVRFWNKKSKKLTYTVHLQPRHIIDAVIYPQDSLASSIFDDQIWEQSLIKKGEAFSGAVLQAERERVRKYLLNKGYFDYSVDNLQFELDSSGRTHALQIEYQLIDAYKLRPYSVRNVSIDIDTQRGDTLITNQYDGKTYRQPLSSAIKIEAINPFIYLHPDSLLRKDIYDRTLSHLLELGVFSFIDPQFTKVEDSVAAAKDKYYYDIKLSLQSAKRKQITNTIEASNRYGGTTAINQGLVGVAVSTNYHNRNWLGGAERFSAGLYNSIELNLRNDTTTLNGTRFVNSLEITANAEWTFPKFLGAPFLNAADHSRLPSTKIDLNNTYRNTFNQYTINGTELSFGYEWKNRRRANFAWQPVVFNYFQTFNYSEDFAKLLTNDFRLLSSFESRFIVGGAFTYNFNSQTNLSKNTNFWTFRGDIELAGNSLYLLDRAVKTLTSLDNSLFKDNILDYSQYIRLQGNLRKYWYFSTENVLAARLYSAFALPYGNSQAEELPIIKQFSLGGTNSVRAFKVRSVGPGSFGLNEVEEVNEYDRVGNMKLEASVEYRFPLWSYFYLKGAFFADAGNVWILKKSTDEFETRARGIFRWNRFYNEIAMGGGFGLRIDIPYALIRIDVAIPFYKPYYDLGSRWVFNEINFGNKTWRRENIIPTLAIGYPF; translated from the coding sequence ATGCGTAGGAGATATTTTTTTGGAGATACGATAAAAAAAATCGGAAGTAGTCGGCGGCAATTAGTGTCGCTATGGCTCTTCTGTGCTTGTTGTTGCTTGTTTTTTTCGTGCAAAGTAACGCGCAAAGTACCTGAAGGCTCTTATTTTTTGCATAGTGTAAATGTAGAACTGAGCCCCCCCAAATACAGCGACAATCCTGCCGCCCTCCGCGACCAGATGTTGCTGCTGCACCGCCCGAAACTCAATCAGAAATGGGCAAATTTAGTGCGTGGCAAATTGTGGTTTTACAACTGGGGATTTAAAGGCGGCGAGGCACCCGTACTCACCGATACCATAGCTTTTGGGCACAGTGCCTTTAATATGGAAAAATACCTCTACCAACAGGGATATTTCGGCTCGCGGGTGGAGTATTCCGAGAAGGTGCGTTTTTGGAACAAAAAAAGCAAAAAGCTCACTTATACCGTACATTTACAGCCCCGCCATATTATTGATGCCGTCATTTATCCGCAAGACAGCCTCGCGAGCAGCATTTTTGATGACCAGATATGGGAACAAAGCCTCATAAAAAAAGGAGAGGCTTTTTCGGGGGCGGTGCTGCAAGCCGAGCGCGAGCGGGTGCGTAAATATTTGCTCAACAAAGGATATTTTGATTATTCCGTAGATAATTTGCAATTTGAATTAGATAGCAGTGGTCGCACGCACGCTTTGCAAATAGAGTATCAGCTGATAGATGCCTATAAACTGCGCCCTTATTCGGTGCGTAACGTTTCCATAGATATAGACACCCAGCGCGGCGATACGCTCATCACCAACCAATACGATGGAAAAACCTATCGTCAGCCGCTTTCTTCTGCCATAAAAATAGAGGCTATCAATCCTTTTATTTATCTGCACCCCGACAGTTTGCTGCGCAAAGACATCTACGACCGCACGCTGAGTCATCTGTTGGAGTTGGGTGTGTTTTCTTTTATAGACCCACAATTTACAAAGGTGGAGGACAGCGTGGCGGCGGCGAAAGACAAATATTATTACGATATAAAACTTTCGTTGCAAAGTGCCAAGCGCAAGCAAATCACCAATACCATTGAAGCCAGCAACCGCTACGGCGGTACTACTGCCATTAATCAGGGTTTGGTGGGTGTAGCCGTGAGCACCAACTACCACAACCGCAACTGGCTCGGAGGGGCGGAGCGTTTTTCGGCAGGTTTATACAATAGTATCGAGTTGAACCTGCGCAACGACACCACCACACTCAATGGCACACGCTTCGTGAACTCCTTAGAGATTACCGCAAATGCCGAATGGACATTCCCCAAATTTTTGGGCGCACCTTTTTTAAATGCCGCCGACCACTCCCGCCTGCCTTCTACCAAAATAGATTTGAACAATACCTATCGCAATACCTTCAATCAATATACCATCAACGGTACGGAGTTGAGTTTTGGCTACGAATGGAAAAACCGCCGCAGAGCCAATTTTGCCTGGCAACCTGTTGTTTTTAATTATTTCCAAACCTTCAACTATTCTGAGGATTTTGCTAAGTTGCTAACCAATGATTTTCGTTTGTTGAGTAGTTTTGAGTCGCGTTTTATTGTAGGTGGCGCATTTACTTATAATTTCAACTCGCAAACGAACCTATCTAAAAATACTAATTTTTGGACGTTTCGCGGCGATATAGAGCTGGCGGGCAATTCCCTGTATTTGTTAGACCGCGCCGTAAAAACACTTACGAGTTTAGACAACAGCTTGTTTAAAGATAATATATTGGATTATTCTCAATATATTCGTTTGCAGGGCAATTTGCGCAAATATTGGTATTTTTCGACAGAAAATGTGTTGGCTGCCCGCCTATATAGTGCTTTTGCACTGCCCTACGGCAACAGCCAAGCCGAAGAATTGCCGATTATCAAACAATTTAGCTTGGGCGGCACCAACAGCGTGCGGGCTTTTAAGGTGCGCAGTGTGGGACCCGGCTCTTTTGGTTTAAATGAAGTGGAGGAGGTGAATGAGTACGACCGTGTAGGTAATATGAAATTAGAAGCCAGCGTAGAATATCGTTTTCCTTTGTGGTCGTATTTTTATCTCAAAGGAGCGTTTTTTGCAGATGCGGGCAATGTTTGGATTTTGAAAAAAAGCACCGATGAATTTGAAACCCGTGCCCGCGGTATTTTTCGCTGGAATCGCTTCTACAACGAAATAGCGATGGGCGGCGGCTTCGGCTTGCGCATTGATATTCCATACGCGCTGATTCGCATTGATGTGGCTATTCCTTTCTACAAGCCCTACTACGATTTGGGCAGCCGTTGGGTATTCAACGAAATCAATTTCGGCAACAAAACGTGGCGGCGCGAAAATATCATTCCTACGCTCGCTATCGGCTATCCTTTTTAG
- a CDS encoding tetratricopeptide repeat protein, which yields MKISHYIEILLLIFFPLSIYSQSDNIELQKMYDEDQSSRMVKDINWTILTKQDKERENRVYELIKTGQIVTGKDYYNSAMIFQHGEDSIAYGMAVKHMRKAIELDSTINRWLLAAAIDRDLLSRNKPQIYGTQYSKTNGEEWKRSKMDTTQVTDKERKFYNVETLSEQIEKVRIMNLIPISEFYTKSKTISQTIKFIKSEHKKGKKSKYNISENGLNNFGYELINSDKENEALEIFTLNTILNPNGYNTFDSLGECLLLLGKKEEGIKAYKKSLELNPNNENAKKIINGY from the coding sequence ATGAAAATATCACATTATATAGAAATTTTATTATTAATCTTTTTTCCTTTGTCAATTTATTCACAAAGTGACAATATTGAATTACAAAAAATGTATGACGAAGACCAAAGTTCAAGAATGGTAAAAGATATAAATTGGACTATATTGACAAAACAAGATAAAGAAAGAGAAAATAGAGTGTATGAACTTATTAAAACAGGACAAATAGTTACAGGTAAAGATTATTACAATTCTGCTATGATTTTCCAACACGGAGAAGACTCAATTGCATATGGAATGGCTGTAAAGCATATGAGAAAAGCCATAGAATTAGATTCTACAATAAACAGATGGCTTTTAGCTGCGGCAATTGATAGAGACTTATTAAGTAGAAATAAACCACAAATTTATGGAACACAGTATTCCAAAACAAATGGAGAAGAATGGAAAAGGTCAAAAATGGATACTACGCAAGTAACTGACAAAGAACGAAAATTTTATAATGTTGAAACACTTTCAGAGCAAATTGAAAAGGTAAGAATTATGAATTTAATACCTATTTCAGAATTTTACACAAAATCTAAAACGATAAGTCAAACAATAAAATTTATAAAATCTGAACATAAAAAAGGAAAAAAATCAAAGTATAATATAAGTGAAAATGGACTTAATAATTTTGGTTATGAATTAATAAATTCAGATAAAGAAAATGAGGCATTGGAAATTTTTACTTTAAATACAATATTGAATCCAAATGGATATAATACATTTGATAGTTTAGGAGAATGTTTACTACTTTTAGGTAAGAAAGAAGAAGGAATTAAAGCATATAAAAAATCATTAGAATTAAATCCTAATAATGAAAATGCAAAGAAAATTATCAATGGGTATTAA
- a CDS encoding IS110 family transposase: MVQTQGFKYTKNYKQLISYAGLSSKEFSSGTSIKAKVRICKQGGDHLRHTLYMCVLNAKQNNPHCKALYDRLVEKGKNKKAALIAVCNKLLKLVFGVVKNQTPYSKNYLEISK, translated from the coding sequence ATTGTACAAACGCAAGGATTTAAATATACCAAAAATTACAAACAGCTTATTAGCTATGCAGGATTAAGTTCGAAGGAATTTAGTAGTGGCACGAGCATAAAAGCCAAGGTGCGTATCTGCAAACAAGGAGGCGATCACCTGCGACATACCTTGTATATGTGTGTCCTCAATGCCAAACAAAATAACCCGCATTGCAAAGCCCTGTATGACCGATTGGTAGAGAAAGGAAAAAACAAAAAAGCAGCCCTCATAGCGGTATGCAACAAGCTCCTAAAACTGGTTTTTGGTGTAGTAAAAAATCAAACCCCTTACAGCAAAAATTATTTAGAAATTTCTAAATAA
- a CDS encoding DUF4145 domain-containing protein, whose product METTIWTQRFFDEDSKFEWPCPNCNSNSLFLKKEKLFNEETAKSKLMRQQSDDWEIEWIELVFGGQLNCKNCGEVVFFTGVGNPEHNGYVDETDFGSPIEQYKNSFTPTFFEPHLKIFVLPDNCPKDLKEEVENSFKLFWSDLLSCANKIRVSLEILMNEFGVKRFVLANGKRKPIFLHKRIEAFPNQVVKDYLLAIKWIGNTGSHIGDLQIIDILDAYRLLEFSLKKLYKDEEKALNKISKEIIKRKGARKKV is encoded by the coding sequence ATGGAAACAACAATTTGGACACAACGATTTTTTGACGAAGACTCAAAGTTTGAATGGCCCTGCCCCAACTGCAATAGCAATTCTTTATTTCTTAAAAAAGAAAAACTATTTAACGAAGAGACTGCAAAGTCTAAATTAATGCGACAACAATCTGACGATTGGGAAATTGAATGGATAGAGCTCGTATTTGGCGGACAACTTAATTGTAAAAATTGTGGCGAAGTTGTTTTTTTTACAGGTGTAGGCAACCCAGAACATAATGGTTATGTAGACGAGACAGATTTTGGATCCCCAATAGAACAATATAAAAACTCATTTACACCAACTTTTTTTGAGCCTCATTTAAAAATATTTGTTTTACCAGACAACTGTCCAAAAGACCTAAAGGAAGAAGTCGAAAATTCTTTCAAATTATTTTGGTCTGACTTACTTTCTTGTGCTAATAAAATAAGAGTTTCACTTGAAATCTTAATGAATGAGTTTGGTGTTAAACGCTTTGTGCTAGCAAATGGAAAGCGCAAACCAATTTTTTTGCATAAACGAATTGAAGCTTTTCCAAATCAAGTAGTCAAAGATTATTTACTTGCAATCAAGTGGATTGGAAATACAGGAAGTCATATTGGGGACTTACAAATAATCGACATATTGGATGCATACAGACTTCTTGAGTTCTCATTAAAAAAACTTTATAAAGACGAAGAAAAAGCGTTAAATAAAATTTCAAAAGAAATTATTAAAAGAAAAGGGGCAAGAAAAAAAGTATAA
- a CDS encoding aminotransferase class I/II-fold pyridoxal phosphate-dependent enzyme, with translation MNPQPPSDLSYILNHLGENRQDYQNAVSPPVFQSSNFAFPRVEAMREALRDEMNSPFYTRGCNPTVAILRQKIAALEHAEDALLFASGSAAIAAGVMSQVRSGDHIICVKKPYSWTNKLLNTLLARFDVQCTMVDGTDTANFEKALQENTRLIVLESPNSLTFELQDIAAVATLAKKHGVRTIIDNSYCSPYYQNPLTLGIDMVAHSATKYLAGHSDVVIGALCGSRELMSQVFYSEYMTLGGIVSPHDAALVLRSLRTLPLRMERSHHTFLLLTRHLEQHPKIEQVLFPFLESFEQYELAKRQMRGCGGLFTIALKVETMEQVERFCNALQRFLLACSWGGHESLALPVCAFTNSTNYKNSGLPWNMVRLYVGLEEAEVLIADLEQALELV, from the coding sequence ATGAATCCGCAGCCCCCTTCCGACTTATCTTATATCCTCAATCATCTGGGCGAAAACCGTCAGGATTATCAAAATGCCGTATCGCCGCCTGTGTTTCAGAGCAGCAACTTTGCTTTTCCGCGTGTAGAAGCTATGCGCGAAGCCCTGCGCGATGAAATGAATTCGCCTTTTTATACGCGCGGTTGCAACCCCACAGTCGCCATATTGCGCCAAAAAATAGCAGCCCTCGAACACGCCGAAGATGCTCTGCTCTTTGCCAGTGGCAGTGCCGCCATTGCCGCCGGAGTGATGAGCCAAGTACGCAGTGGCGACCATATTATTTGTGTAAAAAAACCTTATAGTTGGACGAATAAATTGCTCAATACACTGCTGGCGCGCTTTGATGTGCAATGCACAATGGTGGACGGCACTGATACCGCCAACTTTGAAAAGGCTTTGCAGGAAAACACGCGCCTGATTGTACTCGAAAGCCCCAACTCCCTCACTTTTGAGTTGCAGGATATAGCGGCGGTGGCAACTCTGGCAAAAAAACACGGCGTGCGCACAATAATAGACAACAGTTATTGTTCGCCTTATTACCAAAATCCACTTACACTCGGTATTGATATGGTAGCGCACAGTGCCACCAAATATCTGGCAGGGCACAGCGATGTGGTGATAGGTGCTTTGTGCGGCAGCCGCGAACTAATGAGTCAGGTGTTTTATTCGGAGTATATGACGCTGGGCGGTATTGTGTCGCCGCACGATGCTGCTTTGGTATTGCGCAGTTTGCGCACCCTCCCTTTGCGTATGGAGCGCAGCCACCATACGTTCCTGCTCCTCACCCGCCACCTCGAACAGCACCCCAAAATAGAGCAAGTGTTGTTTCCGTTTTTGGAGAGTTTTGAACAATACGAATTAGCAAAACGCCAAATGCGCGGCTGCGGCGGCTTATTTACAATTGCTTTGAAAGTGGAAACAATGGAGCAGGTGGAGCGATTTTGTAATGCGCTGCAACGCTTTTTATTGGCTTGCTCCTGGGGCGGACACGAGAGTTTGGCATTGCCGGTTTGCGCTTTTACCAACAGTACCAACTACAAAAATAGCGGCTTGCCCTGGAATATGGTGCGCCTGTATGTGGGTTTGGAGGAGGCGGAGGTGCTTATCGCCGATTTGGAGCAAGCCTTGGAGTTGGTGTAG
- the atpC gene encoding ATP synthase F1 subunit epsilon, with translation MQLDIITPTGSIFSGAVKSVQLPGVDGSFGILNNHAPLIAALGEGKVKITTQDQMNSKIIMVKDGFVEVLNNHITVLVEGIVTEQQG, from the coding sequence ATGCAATTAGATATTATCACCCCTACGGGTTCCATTTTCAGCGGAGCGGTAAAAAGTGTACAACTTCCGGGTGTTGACGGGTCTTTCGGTATTTTGAATAACCACGCACCACTCATCGCCGCTTTGGGAGAAGGAAAAGTAAAAATTACAACACAAGACCAAATGAATTCCAAAATTATTATGGTAAAAGACGGTTTTGTGGAAGTGCTTAACAATCATATTACCGTTTTGGTGGAGGGTATTGTTACAGAACAGCAAGGATAA